The Oxyura jamaicensis isolate SHBP4307 breed ruddy duck chromosome 3, BPBGC_Ojam_1.0, whole genome shotgun sequence genome segment TAAAATCCCCTTCTACACTAAGCTCTTCAtgatggcagaagaaaaatacagtcctTGCCCTGAAATTGTAAAATGTATGGATGAAGCAATAAATGAGGGCAGAGAGCTATCAGAGTTATGGAGGAACAGCTGGACAGCATTTCTCAGCACTGTGGTCCTGATGTATCTGGAAGAAAGAACAGTTTCATCCATTCACTCCTTCGCAAAACCTGGCACAGAGTACATcacctttatttcctttgagaGGAGTGCCAACTGCCTTGTGTCTCAACGCCTACCAGTTCACAGCCAAGCAGAGAGCTGAGCTTTAGTGTCTGCCACACtccagcaagaaaaaagaaaaaaagaaaaatcctgtttcCCATGGCGGGAAATTACCAGAAGCACCAAAGCAAGCACAAAATATTGTGTCTTTTAACTTGTGTCTAGGGTCATGTGAGAGCAAAGTGTCCCAGCTCAGCCACTGGGGTTTGTTCCACTCGTGTGCAGTCCGGGAGCAATGCAACCTACCTCGGCGCATCTCTACCCCAGCTGAGGCCATACAGGTACCATGTTTCTGCTGCATCCTGTAGGTTATGAGAGCAGATGGACAGGTATGAAGCATTTGCCTTTGTTCTCAGAGCCACCCGCTCCCAGGTGATGCACAGCCAGGCATCAGCACAGCCACTGTGCCTGGGACAGGGACAGCCACGGCCTCAGGATATTCTTTGTCATGCTGGCAGTGTAGGATCTTCTGCCCCATGACAGCCAAAGAGCATATGTAACCAAGCTTGCAGCTGTGGGTTCAGGATATAGCCTTGTGGTTAAGGGTGCAGCAATGCAACCAATATGCCAATACAGGTGTCCTGGCTGACTGctcacagactgaaataaattcaaCAGAAACCCAAGTGATTCTACAAAAGACTGTAGTGAAAGGTCTGGGAGGAAGCTGGAGGCACCCTGGCCGTACAGCTTTGTAGGCAGAGATGGGTCTCCACAGGAGCACCTGCAGATGGTACCTGTGTTTGGTGTCCAGACAAAGCTATGCTGAAGATCCATCTCATCTGTAGGAAGGATCTCACTCCCAAGCTCTGCATGCCACCAGCTTGCAGCTGGGCTATTACAAAAGAATGCCCTCCCTTGCATTGCTTCTTTTACCCGAGGATTCAAGTGTCATTACTGTGAATGTGTGTGCAAATATTTGAAGAACAATGTGTGCTAGagaaaacaaagtggaaaaacCTCATGGCCTCCTATTCCTCCTGGGTAAACCTGTGATTTCTCCCACCTTCTTGAGTTGCAGTCTCATACAATATTGTACAGCCTGCTGACTCCATAAATAattcctgctggagcagcagacaCTGAGCACATCACTCAAATGCCACAAAGTTGCTCAGCTTCCAGTCATGCATCCTGAGGAGTTTAATCTCTGGGAGAAGGCAATGACCTGGTTGTCCCAGCGGGTGCTCTCCTGGCACAGGATAACTCTCCTGGcccagagctggagctggataTTTTGCAGGGTTTCCAGTTTCACTGTCAGTCCTATTCTCCTGGGTCCCCTGTTCCTCTCTTCCAGCTCCTCACATGTCTATCAGGGCTCTATTAATGTTATTTCCCAACGCTTCACTAGTTGGAAATGAACTGCAATTACCAAGCAGAGGATCCTTTTCATTTACTTCAAGCCATCAAGAAGTTAAGCACCTGGTTTAAAATTCTTGTCTATAGTCAGGGGAGAGGGATGGACACTTCCAGAAGGCAATTCATcctgttcattttaaatgcctttctgAGGCTAGGATCAATCACACACTGAGAGCCCTTTCCTCCCCTTGACTGAAGAGGAACCTACAAAACCAAGTTTTTGATAATTAAAGTGTGGTGACATGAAACCTATCCTCAACATTTGCTTATAAGGCAGCTGTGAAACATGAGATCAGTGTGTTTAGGATTTCGATGGTGGAGACAGAAAGGGATGTGATAGTCACCCAGCCTGACTCTAAGAATAACATCCTGGCCTCTAACTTTTAAGTTTTGCTCATCTGGcctgtttctgatttttttactaGAAATTCAGAGTTGCATCTGTCAATTGTAAAATGAATCTTACCCCACAGATTGCTGCCTCTGTCCTTCACAAATAACAAGGctgtggaagaggaggaagaaggagagacTGATGGTGTCCCAGAAGAGAAGGCCAGCAGGAGACATTCAATAATTTATCAAAGACCAGAGTGTAAGCCCATGAGGTTATTTCAGGGCAGGACATTGAAGacgtatacacacacacacacacaaaaacataaattttgGCCCCTTGTTCTCcaaatcaaaatgaataaaattcaaaatgaataaCTAAGAGAGGAAAGTCTCTTGCACTGTCTTGGGTCATGAGGCCCCGTCACGTTGGAGCATGCTGTGCAGGATGTGCCACCTCCGCAGGTGCTGTGACATTCTGCGGGGACAGCGCCAGCTGCACCGGGGTTTCTGTCCTCCCCAGCCACTCTGTTGCCCGCTTCAGATGTTTTAGGAGACTTTTGCTTGTGAGCTGCACGCCAGGTTTCGACTGTCAGAGTAGCATGTGTGcggcagcagctcagcaaggTGCAGCAGGGCGGCAGCTCGAAGCCAAAATAGGCGGTTGCAGATGAAAACCaagaagagcaaacaaaacctatatatatataatgcgCTTTACTGAATGAAGAGCCTGTGGGCAAGACGCCCCTTTGCTTAACCCCTTGGTGCCCCAGTGGGGCTACCCAGGGACTGCACGGACGTAACTGAGCTGGGTTTCACCTAGATAGTCCTGACATTACCAGCAAGAAAAGCACTACAGCCCAGAGCCACACACAAAACCTAAAGGCAAATTTGGAGAAGTGGATCCTGCAAACATCAGCCCTAAGCCCCACAGCACCTCTCGTTTTGGGGATCCCTACCCATGGACAGACTGCCTTGGTGGCTCTCCAGCCAGTGGTTGTACCCCTGCAAGAGCCAGCGGTGGCTGCCtaataaatctgaaaatctttaGTTCTGGCTACAAGCGCTGATCCCGCTTTGTTGTCAGGATGCCGCAGGACCAGACAGCTTGGAGTCTAGTCAGCAAGGGTGTTCAGCATCTAATATCTTTGGCTGTGGCACCACAGAAGTCTCGGCTCTTTGGGGAAGAGGCTTGAGAAgagctcttttccttccctgccagctGGATTGCAGTCATGGCATTTCTTGAGAAAGAAGAGCATTGCCTTCACAGCTGAATATCTAATGCTATTTGTGACTTCTCTGGACTTGTTACAGATGTCATGTAAACTGTTCCCATTCCCTTACACACCTAAATGAAGCCTGCTCTAACCTCGTTTGACAAGCACTAGCAGTTGCACAGTAGGGTCTCCTGAAGCTGCCTGCACAAAGAATACGCCTGTATGTCTTGTACAGGTCCAGAAAACTCCACTGAGATTTTCATCAATTGTAGGCTGAGAAAGGTcactaactggaaaaaaaaaaaaaaaaagataaatcaagTAAAATTACACTGACATGTCcttatcagaaagaaagaatgggAGAATATGCTGTTTAGTTCCTACCATGCTAAATTGAAGGAGGGAAAGCTggttgaaaatgaaaaagattcctatttatttgtttgcttatttgtttttaatcatagagattttcccatttttcctgttttcccatttttctgtattgtctACTAAAAGGAGGGAAAGTGAAAACTTTTCTTTACTCTccctctcattttattttattttattttattttatttcatttaatttaatttaatttcatttcatttcatttcatttcattttttttcctatggaaacTGCAATAGCCAAATCAAAAGCCAAACTGTTTCTAAGACACTCCTTTCatcttattttgtttaaaacactAACAGGTAAGGAAGGCTGTCTatgaaatgtctttcttttcagctttttgccaaacagatcagaagaaaaaaaatatctgatcaGCCCTAGAAAGAAACATGATCGAACAGCGCAGTTGCTTTGTCTTTCAGGCACAGACACAAAAATATGGATaggtttatatataaatatatatacagtaaCCAAAACCTCAAATTCAAATACACCTGAGCTTTAGGGAAGTTTGTATATTCATTCAATCTTTGTGGCTTAGGCTCAtctgtaacagaaatatttgcagataTACAGAGTACTTCCTCTTTAATCTTATCTGGTGATCTGTCTGTTTGTCTGGGTTTTTCCTGGAGATGGCCTCAGATCCTGATATCTAAGGGCTGCACAGCTAAATTAAGGCAAGCTCGTACCGAACTTCACAGAGGGCTTTCTTTGCTCTTGTTTgctatttgttcattttaattcattggGGTGAAAGCCTTATCAGCCACGTGGCCCAGCTCAGCCTCCACTGGCCCCATGCTTGGCCCATCTTCAggacaatattttattttgactgatGGATATTTGCTCTACAGgccaattttttatttattttttttgctgccaAGCCAGGCAGCAGCCAAGGAAACCTCACTGGCTGCTCCTCAAGGTACAAATATTGGAGGGATGAGAGATATTAGTGCTCCAGAGCTCTTCCCCATGTCTCCCATGCCGACTATCCACGAAGAGGATTGCTCAAGGTTTCACGCCTTTGGTTCCACCTGTAGGCAAGCCGCTGCAGCTTAGCAATAGGGAGAAGCTGGTGGGTTGATCCACCTGTGCCTGGCTAATTGGTGTAAATTAGCTCAgcccatttaaaaaacaaaacaaacaaacaaacaaaaaacaaacaaacacaaacacaaacaaaaccaaaaacaaacaaacaaacaaacaaaaacccaaaaacaaaaacaaaaacaaacaaacaaacaaaaaccaggtATACCTGATAGACTCCAGCCAAGTGCTGCACTGCTTTCAGTTCAGGCTCTCAAAGGACAAGAAGTTGAAGAGGATGTTTCATAGCTCTTCAGACCAAATATTGCTGAGACAGCTACCTTGCATTGTATTTTGGACATTTTATCACAAAAAGCTACTTCACATTGTATTTAAGACAATTTATCACAGCCCTTACCTGTGTTGGTAATTACAATTACCCTGAGATTTAATGCACCGGGAAATGCTCCAGCTTCAACAGAGCAGTGCCACGCAGCTTGGCCTgagagaaacaggaatttaTTTGCAGATTTGTATTGTGTACTTTCCTGTCTGTGTTCCCCCATGCTGCTCTGAGGGGTTTTGTCACCTCCCTGAGCATTTTGTCGTGGGTAATTTCTCACCACTTCagattttccacattttcagcGCAAAACCTCACCAATTTCTGAGTGTTCATGTGGTTAATGGGTGAGAGGAGGGGAGCAAGCACATCTGAAAGGAACAcaagaaatataaacaattttattaacAAGACCACAAaactattcttttttaatatatgcagCTGTTTACAAGGAGGAAAttaacaaataggaaaaaaacaaaaacaaacaaacaaaccaaaaaaaaaaagcagacaaacaaacaaacaacaacagcaacaacaacaacaaaaaaaaacagtggggTTTGTCATGGCCTGTGTCAgagaacacagaaatgaaatggcACAGACCGTATGGGCAGGTTTGCAGAGTCCCTTTCCTCCAGACATCCCTGGTGGGGTGTCCCCACTTAATGTCACCCCTGTGATGTCCCCAGATAATATGACCATGAGCGGGGTGAGCCAGTGCAGGACTGGGTACTATGGAGGTGGGGTGCCACGCGCCTCCTGCTGCGGTGCCAGCGAGGCCGCCAGCTGGGTCAGGGCTCGGGCGATGACGGAGAGATGGCTGTTCATGGTCCGCAGCTCTGCCAGGATGTCGCTCACGTTCACTGACGCCTGCTCAGAGCCTGGGGGCATGGCGTGAGCAGCTGATGGTGGGGATGCAGTTTCTGGAGCTCCATCTCCTCCAGATGACCCTTGGTGATTTCCATCCCGGGAGGGCTGCGGGGGCGTGCTGCTGCATCGCTTCACGCCTTCCAAGGAGCACGTCCTTATGGGTGGCTggtcttcctccttccctcgAATGGTGGCGAGCGTGGCAGAGGCAAGGAAGGGCAGCCAGTTGATGAGGTGGGTGGCACCGCCAGGTGGGACCACCGGCAGGTAAAGCCCAGGGTGCAGGGATGAAGTAGAGGCAGGGGGTGCAGGAACAGAATGGAGTCCAGCATGAACTGTGCCAGCAGAAGCTGATGTTGATGGCGAGATAGGAGGTGGTTTGGGATGTAAGGCTGCGACACAGGCAGGTAATGGTGGTGAAAATGATGTAGTACCAGGatcagaggaagaggagggtgaTGTAGGAGCTGTGAAAGGTCCAGGATCTTCAGAAGTTGGTGGTGAAGTGGCAGCAGGTGGGGCATCTGGTGTGCAAGGCTCTGAGTCTGCAAGGAAGATACATCATGGGACTTGAGTCACACAAATATAAACAGACTGTTGCTTACTTTAACTTCAGTGGGACTAGGCATCTTTGATGCACAGGAGAATTTCTGCTAGTAATACTTTCTGTAGGCCAACTAGACAAACTCAGAGCTAAGAGACCATTGTAGGTAAACATGCAACTTaacattataaatataaatatataatatataaatataagtatataaatataaattgtcCTTCCAGTCTCATTCTGCCTATGGGCAGAACTCCACATTGTTCTGACTGACATTTCATGGGTATGTATCTCTCCTGTGAGAGATACATACAGCCATACATACAACTCTCCTGAGGGCTTGCTGGAGCTGCAGTTAATTGCTAATTCATAGTGTCCCAGTTTTCAGCATTCCAGTTTGATTGAACAGGTCAACACTAGAAGCAGCAAAAAGCTCGTTGGTGGCTTAAACTCttcaacaattttatttttgtgtggaaGCATGAGAGGATACCCAATTCAACTTACATGCAGATCCCTGTCTGTAGATATTTAGCAGCTTCAGCTATGTGAATCAACAAAGCAGAGGGTGAGAAAGAAGCTGTTGATGCTGTGCATCCCAGCTTGATACCTATGCCAGTCTACGAGCAGTACAGTGGACCTCCTCCAATGTCCGCTGAAATCATCAGAAACATTCATGCTTGGACTGAGTCCAGTGTATACCGTGTAAGATGATAAAGTAGCCTCTGGGGAATATGCAAAAACCTGGCAAGCCACATTATGGTCCTAGGTGTTGTACCCACCGTGCCCAGTTGGTAAATACTTTACGGTAAGGATGATCTTACTTTTACAACGATTCTGAGAGCCAGAAACATATTAGAAAACATCAGCCTTTCAGCAGCCTCAAAGATCTGCATACATGGAATTACTATACCATGGccaggatttttatttcagcattggGAATGCATTACACAGAAGGTGGTGAGATGCTTCAAGAATGGTCTGCATAAGATAGATGGATTTTAAAACTACTTCTGTTGCAATTAGGTGCAAATTTTGAAGTACTTCTGTGGgtacaaagacagaaattagTAGATTTATCTAGGTTAAGACAACCTAAAGAAAGCCAAATACTGAGGTGTTAACATCatgctattattatttctggCATCTAAAAAATCTGATGCTGtgagaaatttgtttttattataggTTGGTTTGGTATTCCAGATAGCAAACTGAAACCGTGAGTCAAAAGCAAATGAAGgcttttccttgtctttctAACACCAAACCAATTAGACATGCAGCCTACAAAAGTCCATCTTTGTTCCACATGAGACCACCATGTCTTCCCTAAACAAACACACATGTTGTTTGGAGGGGATTATGACACAAAATTCAACATGCCCTTATGTCACTGAGATTTTTATGGAAAGTTACTGCAGGTTGCTTGAGACAGTTTCCTTCCTTTGTGTATTGGCTCTCTTCCCAACACAAAGCCACTGCCTACACAGGCGCTCAATTCCTGTTCACTAGAGGTGGGCTGAGGATGCTGGATGTTGGTTTCCCAAAGTGTTATTGATAGGGTTTgggtttttgaaaacaaaaacaaaaataaagcacagttcAAATCCAGGTGCCACTTCCATCCAAACCACCAAAGCTTGCAAAGAGTGAGATGAAAGGTTCAGGTTTGGCTCAACTGTAGTGTTAACCAGAGCAGCGTTTATGGTCCATATATAGCATGGCTAATCCCTGTCTACACTGGCCAAACAAACCAAATTAAGTGTAATGTTTTTCAGTATGTTGGAGAGCAGAGGAAGCTCAACAAACCTTGAGATAATCTGGTCCAGCACTGTGACAAATAAGTGTCACAAACGATTCTTAAATGGTTAAAGTCTCATCAAGATTAAAATACAGGGAGCAGTAACTAACAGACAAAAATAGAGACAGAAATCTGGTCACCAAAGGCTCTTCCTTTTAGTTGCAGTCTTTCCAAACATAGCATGGCTTCCCTATCAGAAGCCACAGCCTTGTCATCTCCCTAATCCCCCCTTAAGATTTATTTATGCCATGTAGCCTTTTAAGCACATCTTGCTCAGCTTGATCAGGCTCCCATACTTCCATCTAAGAAATTCCACATGGGTGTCTGGGTACCCGTGCAGGGAGCCCGGCACATCCAGGACATGTGGAAGCTATTGCACAGCTCCGCTCAGCAGCCGGGTGTGCACGCAGCTGATGCAGTGTAGCCCGTGCACCCGGGGCAACTGCTTGTCTGGATGGGATCTGACCTGACTGCTCTGCATCCAGCAACCCAAGCCGAGTATGAAaattgtagaatcacagaaccgcTGAGCCTGAAAGCCACCTCTGGAGACCGTCTAGTCCAAATCCTCAAAACAGGGTCAACTAGggtcaattcttttttttccatggacaAAATTGCTAGGACATGTTTGAGGAAGCCCAGGAATATGGAAGACCTAACCATGATGAAGCATGTCAGCAAGCTGACACAATTGCTTGTCATATACAACAGAGTAATTCTACACATTTCATTCCCTTTCAATTTTGCTTGTGTTATCTGAATGTTGCAACTCATCaaaactcttctgtttttgtttattggTTCTGGGGTATTTTTTTGTACATCCAGCCACAGATGCCTACAGTCTGCAGTGCCTACTCCCACATACAAAGACTGACTGTTCAAGGCAGGCTTCTAGCTTAGAATAAAAGGAAGTTTACCCATTAGGTAAATTAATCTAGGACCCAGAAAGCCTGGGTTGGGATTCAGTTCTTCTAAATAACTGAACTGTAAATGTCAATGTGAAGAAATTCTCTGAAAACACCTATATTTGTTATGTTGTACATCTAAAGTCCCCAAGGGAAGTCTTATAGCCTGTAGCTCTCTGAATAGTTTCAGAGATACTTCTTGCTGTGGACATAAGGGAACTTGGTCTCATCCTTTAGGACTAGTTTACTGGCTTCATGCCATCTTTAGCTTCAGCAGCCTACAGTATAGCTGTCTACATCTCATCTAATTTCCTGCCCTTTCTTCACAGGCAGTGTATTAAATAGTTCTGGCAAGTAATACATCTCATGCTAAAGCAAACTTCTGCCAACAGGGCAGCTGAATTACCTCTTTATTGCTAGAATGAGCAATATATAGAAAATCATGGAATCAGAACagcccaggttggaagggaccttgaacGATCATCCGGTTCAACCTTTCATGGAAAAGGGTGCTTAGATGGGAATATCTATTTCTATTCTAAAGAGGAATTCTATCTAGCACCCTTTCTAACTGCTTCTTGTATTCTCAAAGAGATATATCTTCATCTCTTTGCTGacaataaagaaaatgggaatAACTTAGGATAGCTAACTCAGCGATGCATACCATATCCTGGAAATGCctaaatttcaaaagaaaaatcccatgcCTAAAAATAAGATGACCTACAATGGATCTTCTATAGAGAAAGCATCTTCACATCTTTGTGATCCCCATTTGCAAGTAACAGGGAAATACTTCTACATTGCCACCTCTGAGATGACTTAGGATCTTCACAGGACTGTAAATAAGCCAGGTGATACAGTAACGAGAGACAGGATATCCTGCTATGCTGCCTGCCCATGATAATGGTTGTTACCAAAAGATTAATGGGTTGCCTGTGAGAATGGGGAAACTaaagttgttttaaatgtattcatCTGTATGAGAAGAGCATGAATTTAACTTTTCAGGCAGTCTTGGCTATCTTAGCTGCTTTTGTTTGACTACTGATTTTATCTGCCTTGCAGCGAAATTGCTGCAAACTCTGATTTCTCAGTCCTTTGTCAGCTAACAAGGGAAAGGTCTGTAAAGGAGAAACCTTGAGGGAAAAGCAAGGGTGTGATTTTCCACTGACTGGCATGCTGCATGGGACTCAGCTCATCTGACTGTAGCCATTTATCTGGCATTTAATGCAAGCCAGTCTTCTGGGCTccagcagagaaagcagcaccTCTGGGAATAAGCTGTCCCAGGCTATCAGGTCCCTACGAAGGGTGCGACAACCGTGCGCTGGAGTGTCCCTTCCCCTTCAGCACTTCTCATAAGTCAGCTATCCTAGCTGGGCTAACTTCTAAATGGTGGGAGTTGGGTGATTTGTATATCGATGTATTGAGGAAATTCTTATTGAATTAGAATTTTAAGTGGGCAGCGTTGCCTCTGCATTCCATGGAAGGCATAAAATCATGCAGCTAAGGTGTAAGGTGCAAGAGAGCAGAGGCTCAGGCTCCCACAGTGCTTCAAGAAATGAGCTGGAGGTTC includes the following:
- the RUNX2 gene encoding runt-related transcription factor 2 isoform X2 → MAGNDENYSAELRNASAVMKNQVARFNDLRFVGRSGRGKSFTLTITVLTNPPQVATYHRAIKVTVDGPREPRNPRQAQSSPPWSYDQSYPSYLSQMTSPSIHSTTPLSSTRGTGLPAITDVPRRLSDSEPCTPDAPPAATSPPTSEDPGPFTAPTSPSSSSDPGTTSFSPPLPACVAALHPKPPPISPSTSASAGTVHAGLHSVPAPPASTSSLHPGLYLPVVPPGGATHLINWLPFLASATLATIRGKEEDQPPIRTCSLEGVKRCSSTPPQPSRDGNHQGSSGGDGAPETASPPSAAHAMPPGSEQASVNVSDILAELRTMNSHLSVIARALTQLAASLAPQQEARGTPPP
- the RUNX2 gene encoding runt-related transcription factor 2 isoform X1, giving the protein MAGNDENYSAELRNASAVMKNQVARFNDLRFVGRSGRGKSFTLTITVLTNPPQVATYHRAIKVTVDGPREPRRHRQKLDDSKPSLFSERLSDLGRIPHPSMRVGVPTQSPRPSLNSAPSPFNPQGQSQITDPRQAQSSPPWSYDQSYPSYLSQMTSPSIHSTTPLSSTRGTGLPAITDVPRRLSDSEPCTPDAPPAATSPPTSEDPGPFTAPTSPSSSSDPGTTSFSPPLPACVAALHPKPPPISPSTSASAGTVHAGLHSVPAPPASTSSLHPGLYLPVVPPGGATHLINWLPFLASATLATIRGKEEDQPPIRTCSLEGVKRCSSTPPQPSRDGNHQGSSGGDGAPETASPPSAAHAMPPGSEQASVNVSDILAELRTMNSHLSVIARALTQLAASLAPQQEARGTPPP